A genome region from Catenulispora sp. MAP5-51 includes the following:
- a CDS encoding GPW/gp25 family protein: protein MATVSGTANLEQAMRLILTTYPGERPMRPGFGSTLRDYVFDGAGAHKAAEIADVVREAIEQWEPRADVAEVDVYPDADRPGLLYIDIGYVVPGTNSPRNLVFPFYTIPQRQEGED, encoded by the coding sequence ATGGCCACCGTGTCCGGGACGGCCAACCTGGAGCAGGCGATGCGGCTGATCCTGACGACCTATCCCGGCGAGCGGCCGATGCGGCCCGGGTTCGGCAGCACCCTGCGGGACTACGTGTTCGACGGGGCCGGGGCGCACAAGGCCGCCGAGATCGCCGACGTGGTGCGCGAGGCGATCGAGCAGTGGGAGCCGCGGGCCGACGTCGCCGAGGTGGACGTGTACCCCGACGCCGACCGGCCCGGCCTGCTGTACATCGACATCGGCTACGTCGTGCCCGGCACGAACAGCCCGCGCAACCTCGTCTTCCCCTTCTACACGATCCCCCAGCGACAGGAGGGTGAGGACTGA
- a CDS encoding ferritin-like domain-containing protein, with protein sequence MSTTPSTTPSTTPSPPPSVAPLDVQMLQTAAALENLAVKLYAIAAGLPATASGQQGLRALITQNQAHHTAHADAFNGASVAAGGTAQHAADPRYTDLTQRVAAIKDPVSLATLLEEVEDLMAQTFARFAPLAGSTAARSLLVGTASVEAQHSSELLIVRALPDGSGVGTAGIPRAVYPTAEASAVNEGAVR encoded by the coding sequence ATGAGTACGACACCGAGCACGACACCGAGTACGACACCGAGCCCGCCGCCGTCGGTCGCGCCACTGGACGTGCAGATGCTGCAGACCGCCGCGGCGCTGGAGAACCTCGCCGTCAAGCTCTACGCGATCGCGGCGGGCCTGCCGGCGACGGCGTCCGGACAGCAGGGGCTTCGTGCCCTGATAACGCAGAACCAGGCCCACCACACCGCACACGCCGACGCCTTCAACGGCGCCTCGGTCGCGGCGGGCGGGACCGCACAGCATGCCGCCGATCCACGCTATACGGACCTGACCCAAAGGGTGGCCGCGATAAAGGACCCTGTTTCGCTGGCGACGTTGCTGGAGGAAGTGGAAGACCTGATGGCACAGACCTTCGCACGCTTCGCACCGCTGGCCGGGTCCACCGCCGCCCGCTCGCTGCTCGTCGGCACGGCCTCGGTCGAGGCGCAGCACAGTTCGGAGCTTCTGATCGTCCGGGCGCTGCCGGACGGATCCGGGGTGGGCACCGCGGGGATCCCCCGGGCTGTGTATCCCACGGCGGAAGCGTCCGCCGTCAACGAAGGCGCGGTGCGATGA
- a CDS encoding phage tail protein encodes MRRAVEGLGTPYPIGTLLPGIMQEDPLLMQWTEAFDEVLAPAISTLDCLAAYVDPMLAPADFTRWLAGWLGAVVDENWPPERQRAAVAHSVRLYRQRGTTEGIRALIELVTGGEAEITDNGGIAWSTTPNAPLPGEPGAWLAVRVRVPRNTPIDIAALEHLIAAEKPAHVTHRLEVVEQ; translated from the coding sequence ATGCGCCGGGCCGTGGAGGGTTTGGGCACGCCGTACCCGATCGGCACGCTGCTGCCCGGCATCATGCAGGAGGACCCGCTGCTGATGCAGTGGACGGAGGCCTTCGACGAGGTACTGGCCCCGGCCATCTCGACCCTGGACTGCCTGGCCGCCTACGTCGACCCGATGCTGGCGCCGGCGGACTTCACCCGCTGGCTGGCCGGCTGGCTGGGCGCGGTCGTGGACGAGAACTGGCCGCCGGAGCGCCAGCGCGCGGCCGTGGCGCACTCGGTCCGCCTGTACCGCCAACGCGGCACCACCGAGGGAATCCGGGCCCTGATAGAGCTGGTCACCGGCGGCGAGGCGGAGATCACCGACAACGGCGGCATCGCCTGGTCCACCACCCCCAACGCCCCCCTCCCGGGCGAGCCCGGAGCCTGGCTGGCCGTCCGCGTCCGGGTGCCGCGCAACACCCCGATCGACATCGCGGCCCTGGAACACCTGATCGCCGCGGAGAAGCCCGCCCACGTCACGCACCGGCTGGAGGTCGTCGAGCAATGA
- a CDS encoding ferritin-like domain-containing protein, whose protein sequence is MSAYQAVDAALRAGKYGPAVPGLAAFVESAMAHHSEHAASWSNVLHGAGKPDVAGSPLSGHAQLMASIGAATSTDGIVAVLQDLETRAARTYIAAVGRLSGSSAIAVSAATIAPVEAMHAAALAYAFTGRSAVVGTLGTAGAVPVTALTV, encoded by the coding sequence GTGAGTGCGTACCAGGCCGTCGATGCGGCGCTGCGCGCGGGAAAGTACGGGCCGGCCGTTCCGGGTCTGGCCGCGTTCGTGGAGTCCGCCATGGCGCATCACAGCGAGCACGCGGCGTCGTGGAGCAATGTTCTGCACGGCGCCGGGAAGCCGGACGTCGCCGGATCGCCGCTGTCCGGCCACGCGCAGCTGATGGCCTCGATCGGCGCGGCCACGAGCACGGACGGGATAGTCGCCGTGCTCCAGGACTTGGAGACCCGGGCGGCGCGGACGTACATCGCGGCGGTCGGCCGGCTGTCGGGCAGCTCGGCCATCGCCGTGTCCGCCGCGACGATCGCGCCGGTCGAGGCGATGCACGCCGCGGCGCTGGCGTACGCGTTCACCGGGCGGTCGGCGGTCGTCGGGACGTTGGGGACGGCCGGCGCGGTGCCGGTCACCGCGCTCACGGTGTGA
- a CDS encoding discoidin domain-containing protein, with the protein MIVCRKCGFRNQEGDAFCGSCGGFLEWTGEKQEPAVAKEIVEEVHKREQETAAAPRVGLLSRVIHAANVAIAGPSAEAGAGAGAGEGGGGEEANPFGAFASMGFGEPASEPAPEPEPVSEPESVSESAPESEAGAESETEAEPKAGDESKAEAEAAAGSEAKAESEAAAKDGAELKAEVETGSVGAGPKSEPGIVPESEAGAKAEPAPKPDAESESTAEAASKAEPAPPAPPESPEPPEPPLAIPARAPDRIREQAPGVAKARPVAVTKTAPSRRLLPGDLVCGSCGEGNPSSRRFCSRCGVSLVAAVAVKEPWWRRFIPKRGPRVVKLGQGTDSSEQGSSDLAKPRFDLKFGLRQIYRKGRVVVGVVILVGGLVYGAYPPFRSMVNGRVKGAKTSVMNAIGDGLQPIRPAGQSASAAMAGHPAAAAADLNTNTYWAAPWSMQAEATLTFDFGRRVTLKKIIVYSGAADAYTQDGRPSELVLKYSDGESSTIAMSDTPKQQEFPLSHAAGVTSVTIQVGSVYPDDAETTVAVADVEFFGLPL; encoded by the coding sequence ATGATCGTCTGTCGCAAATGCGGGTTCCGCAACCAGGAAGGCGACGCCTTCTGCGGCTCCTGCGGCGGCTTCCTGGAGTGGACCGGCGAGAAGCAGGAACCGGCGGTCGCGAAGGAGATCGTCGAGGAGGTGCACAAGCGCGAGCAGGAAACCGCCGCCGCCCCGCGCGTAGGCCTGCTGAGCAGGGTGATCCACGCGGCGAACGTGGCCATCGCCGGCCCGTCGGCGGAGGCGGGAGCGGGAGCCGGGGCCGGCGAGGGCGGCGGCGGGGAGGAGGCGAATCCGTTCGGGGCGTTCGCGTCGATGGGGTTTGGTGAGCCGGCGTCGGAACCGGCGCCAGAGCCGGAGCCGGTCTCTGAGCCAGAGTCGGTGTCTGAGTCGGCGCCGGAATCGGAGGCCGGGGCTGAGTCGGAGACTGAGGCTGAGCCGAAGGCTGGTGATGAGTCGAAGGCTGAAGCTGAGGCGGCGGCCGGATCTGAGGCGAAGGCCGAGTCGGAGGCCGCGGCGAAGGACGGCGCGGAACTGAAGGCGGAGGTTGAAACCGGGTCGGTTGGAGCTGGGCCGAAGTCTGAGCCTGGCATTGTGCCGGAGTCCGAAGCCGGGGCGAAGGCCGAGCCGGCGCCGAAGCCTGATGCCGAGTCGGAGTCGACCGCCGAAGCCGCCTCGAAGGCCGAGCCCGCGCCTCCCGCGCCTCCCGAATCGCCCGAACCTCCCGAGCCCCCGCTCGCCATCCCGGCCCGAGCCCCCGACCGCATCCGCGAGCAGGCGCCGGGTGTCGCGAAGGCACGTCCGGTCGCGGTGACCAAGACCGCGCCGAGTCGGCGGCTGTTGCCCGGTGATCTGGTCTGCGGGAGTTGTGGTGAGGGGAATCCGAGTTCGCGGCGCTTCTGTAGTCGGTGCGGTGTGTCGTTGGTCGCGGCGGTCGCGGTCAAGGAGCCGTGGTGGCGCCGTTTCATTCCCAAGCGGGGGCCCCGGGTGGTCAAGCTTGGTCAGGGCACTGACAGTAGTGAGCAGGGCAGCTCTGATCTCGCGAAGCCGCGTTTCGACCTGAAGTTCGGGCTGCGGCAGATCTATCGCAAGGGTCGGGTGGTCGTCGGGGTGGTCATCCTGGTCGGCGGCCTGGTCTATGGCGCGTATCCGCCGTTCCGGTCGATGGTCAACGGCAGGGTGAAGGGGGCCAAGACCAGCGTCATGAATGCGATCGGCGACGGGCTTCAGCCGATTCGGCCGGCGGGTCAGAGTGCGAGTGCGGCGATGGCGGGGCATCCGGCGGCGGCCGCGGCGGATCTGAACACCAACACCTACTGGGCGGCGCCGTGGTCCATGCAGGCTGAGGCGACGCTCACGTTCGACTTCGGGCGGCGGGTGACGTTGAAGAAGATCATCGTGTACTCCGGGGCCGCCGACGCCTATACCCAGGACGGCCGGCCCAGCGAGTTGGTGCTGAAGTACTCCGACGGCGAGTCCTCCACGATCGCCATGAGCGACACGCCCAAGCAGCAGGAGTTCCCCCTGTCCCACGCGGCCGGCGTCACCTCCGTCACCATCCAGGTCGGGTCGGTCTACCCGGACGACGCCGAGACCACCGTCGCCGTCGCCGACGTCGAGTTCTTCGGCCTGCCGCTCTGA
- a CDS encoding Pvc16 family protein → MNHRAESSMLRDADLSLASWLESSLPPGTGVRFDAPRARWQEQVPEAPFVSVFLCDIRKDGQHQPSSGWSDVRDGDGRLVGRQSPHRYHRLSYLVTAWAGAAVGERGASAATATASVFEEHELLGVLINACVSTETLGEDHLRGSLAEAGLPVFVRCGDGDSGPSPVTDPWPGLGIAPRAHLVLELVVPVVPPVAKDLAAPVREVVLRTHQLPDPVQAVETVRRRDGRRELP, encoded by the coding sequence GTGAACCACAGAGCGGAGAGCAGCATGCTGCGGGACGCGGATCTGTCGCTCGCGAGCTGGCTGGAGTCCAGCCTGCCGCCGGGTACCGGCGTCAGGTTCGACGCGCCGCGCGCCCGGTGGCAGGAGCAGGTGCCGGAGGCTCCGTTCGTGAGCGTGTTCCTGTGCGACATCCGCAAGGACGGCCAGCATCAGCCCTCCTCGGGGTGGTCGGACGTGCGGGACGGCGACGGGCGGCTGGTCGGCCGGCAGTCGCCGCACCGCTATCACCGGCTCTCCTATCTGGTCACCGCGTGGGCGGGGGCGGCGGTCGGCGAGCGTGGGGCGTCCGCGGCGACCGCGACGGCTTCGGTGTTCGAGGAGCATGAACTGCTCGGTGTGCTCATCAACGCCTGTGTGAGTACTGAGACGCTCGGGGAGGACCATCTGAGAGGGTCCTTGGCCGAGGCCGGGCTCCCGGTGTTCGTACGGTGCGGGGACGGGGATTCGGGACCCTCCCCGGTCACGGATCCGTGGCCGGGGCTGGGGATCGCGCCGCGGGCGCACCTCGTGCTGGAGCTGGTGGTACCGGTCGTGCCGCCGGTGGCGAAGGACCTCGCGGCACCGGTCCGCGAGGTCGTGCTCCGGACGCATCAGCTGCCGGACCCGGTCCAGGCCGTGGAGACGGTGCGCCGCCGGGACGGCCGCCGGGAGCTCCCCTGA
- a CDS encoding putative baseplate assembly protein, whose protein sequence is MPLPAPDLDDRRFQDLVDEAKRLVMRRCPEWTDHNVSDPGVTLIETFAQMTDQLLYRLNRVPDRLYISFLNMIGLRMLAPTPARAPVTFWLSSPAHTRLSVPAGARVGTLRTATAESVVFSTSRELTLVPAVLAKLRSPVDDGTASEDRTRQLAEGKSFRAFRQRPVVGDALLAGLSDPVPGCVIRLGFRGRVEGVGVNPDYPPLIWEARTDDGWVPCEVGLDETGGLNRSGAIVLHVPEGHTAGVIDGERAGWIRARIIEPEPGQPPYTGSPVIEGLSVGTVGGTVEAVHAEPVESESLGRAEGVPGQQFPLRRSPVLVGYGPPVVETSSPAGWLEWTQVEHFADSGPDDRHFTLDAVSGLVLFGPAVREPDGSLRYYGAVPQKGDEVRIRGYATGGGSRGNVAAGSLCRLKSSVPSVSAVENRRPAQGGVDGETLEEAKARGPLLVRTRSRAVTAEDYEVLAREAAPEVARVRCVPAGRDVADAGGVRVLIVPAAAVEDGRILFENLIPPEPTLARITAGLDKARVVGTRVALEPPLYRGVTVVARLVARPRVNTERLREDALSTLYTYLNPLPGGGPEGAGWPFGRPVQAGEIFGRLQQVSGVELVEDVRLFSADPITGARGKESTRIDLDVNSLVFSYEHQVRVEAR, encoded by the coding sequence ATGCCCCTGCCGGCCCCCGACCTCGACGACCGCCGGTTCCAGGACCTGGTGGACGAGGCCAAGCGCCTGGTGATGCGGCGCTGCCCGGAGTGGACCGACCACAACGTCTCCGATCCGGGCGTCACCCTGATCGAGACCTTCGCGCAGATGACCGACCAGCTCCTGTACCGGCTCAACCGGGTGCCGGACCGGCTGTACATCAGCTTCCTGAACATGATCGGGCTGCGGATGCTCGCGCCGACGCCGGCGCGGGCCCCGGTCACGTTCTGGCTCTCCAGCCCGGCGCACACCCGGCTGAGCGTGCCCGCCGGCGCGCGGGTCGGCACGCTGCGCACGGCCACCGCCGAGTCGGTGGTGTTCAGCACGTCCAGGGAGCTGACGCTGGTTCCCGCTGTGCTGGCCAAGCTCCGCAGCCCGGTCGACGACGGGACGGCGAGCGAGGACCGCACCCGGCAACTCGCCGAGGGCAAGTCGTTCCGGGCGTTCCGGCAGCGTCCCGTCGTCGGCGACGCCCTGCTGGCGGGTTTGTCGGACCCGGTGCCCGGCTGCGTGATCAGGCTCGGCTTCCGGGGCCGGGTCGAAGGCGTCGGCGTCAACCCCGACTACCCGCCGCTGATCTGGGAGGCGCGGACCGATGACGGCTGGGTGCCCTGCGAGGTCGGGCTCGACGAGACCGGCGGTCTGAACAGGTCCGGGGCGATCGTGCTGCACGTGCCGGAAGGCCACACGGCCGGGGTGATCGACGGCGAGCGCGCCGGGTGGATCAGGGCCCGCATCATCGAGCCCGAGCCGGGCCAGCCCCCTTATACCGGCTCCCCGGTGATCGAGGGGCTGAGCGTGGGGACGGTCGGCGGCACCGTCGAGGCCGTGCACGCCGAGCCGGTCGAGAGCGAGTCGCTGGGCCGCGCCGAGGGCGTGCCGGGCCAGCAGTTCCCGCTGCGGCGCAGCCCGGTCCTGGTGGGCTACGGGCCGCCGGTGGTGGAGACGAGCTCGCCGGCGGGCTGGCTGGAGTGGACGCAGGTCGAGCACTTCGCCGACAGCGGTCCCGACGACCGCCACTTCACGCTGGACGCGGTCAGCGGACTGGTCCTGTTCGGCCCCGCGGTGCGCGAGCCGGACGGGAGCCTGCGGTACTACGGAGCCGTGCCCCAGAAGGGCGACGAGGTCCGCATCCGCGGGTACGCCACCGGCGGCGGGTCGCGGGGCAACGTCGCCGCCGGGTCGCTGTGCCGGCTGAAGTCGTCGGTCCCGTCGGTCTCCGCCGTCGAGAACAGGCGGCCGGCGCAGGGCGGGGTGGACGGGGAGACCCTGGAGGAGGCGAAGGCGCGCGGGCCGCTGCTGGTCCGCACGCGCAGCCGCGCGGTGACCGCCGAGGACTACGAGGTCCTGGCGCGCGAGGCGGCGCCGGAGGTGGCACGCGTCCGGTGCGTCCCGGCCGGGCGCGACGTGGCGGACGCCGGGGGAGTACGGGTACTGATCGTCCCGGCCGCGGCGGTGGAGGACGGCCGCATCCTGTTCGAGAACCTGATCCCGCCGGAGCCGACGCTGGCCCGGATCACCGCCGGTCTGGACAAGGCCCGGGTGGTCGGCACCCGCGTCGCGCTCGAACCGCCGCTGTACCGCGGGGTGACGGTCGTGGCGCGCCTGGTCGCCCGGCCGCGGGTGAACACCGAACGGCTGCGCGAGGACGCCCTCAGCACCCTGTACACGTATCTCAACCCTCTGCCGGGCGGCGGACCGGAGGGCGCGGGCTGGCCGTTCGGCCGGCCGGTGCAGGCCGGCGAGATCTTCGGCCGCCTGCAACAGGTGTCGGGGGTCGAACTCGTGGAGGACGTGCGGCTGTTCTCCGCCGACCCGATCACCGGCGCGCGCGGCAAGGAGAGCACGCGGATCGACCTCGACGTGAACAGCCTGGTGTTCTCCTATGAGCACCAGGTCAGGGTGGAGGCGCGCTGA
- a CDS encoding putative Ig domain-containing protein produces the protein MGVSVVFEGGSDAADAVEVVPGEEAVCVLRLENTGMVVDQILLDVLGAAAEWASVEPAQVNLLPGATEQVRVRFRPPRSAGLAPGDVAFGVRAMSTEDPEGSRIEEGTVKVGGFGDLAARLIPTNASGRRKARFRLVVENRGNRSERLRVEGMDPAVKLGFRIRPAVFVAAPGTATFVRLRAVPRKTFFKGTNRTLPFEAEVHSEQGDTAKAEGVMLEKQTLPEWVLPFLGISLAVAGVLLALWFAVLRPVVHSAATASNAAASAAAQAKNAAGNASAAVSKAASTPAKPPAAPASASSATSSAPPAPAFSVVLNSPLVAGASARAQASGGGTAPADLVWSSSDPSVATVNPATGLVTAVGPGTATITVKSTGKSSPVSSQTTLTVVGKLAVTTTALQNAVQGKAYTASLNGTGGTAPYTWSAVPTSLPPGLTVSAAGIISGTPTAPGTSTIVVHVADAGPPGQSPPATSLKLTVIGVPAVAVSALPDATADVTYPAQNLVASGGTGPYKWSLVPGQGDLPIGLTLDPAARTIGGFPTTAGKSSFTVQAMDANGQTATQRLTITVANPLMMTTLTLPDGVAGTQYSQQLEASGGTMPYTWSVPPAQLPAGLTLGSTTGLLSGTPQKNGTFTFSVSVADAGSPARTVSQSFSVRVVTGFAITTSSLSPVEVGRQVGVAPTVTTAAAAPPPGIQLQAGGGQPISTLPGTPPTPVYAWQPTGTLPPGLQLTSTGLLTGTPFFTGTFSFSVQAVDASSPPLIAIKNLTMQVVPALQITTVSLPYALTGQTYSHTLTASGGTGMYSWRLASGDVLPPGLGLDSNTGVLSTTSGPVGTAPIATTKLTFIVTDTGTSQTASWGVNFGVDAPLAFSLGGSLNALPEAAIGTAYGANGAGVPLAGTGGSGKYQWLATGLPNGLSVNSSGVISGTVSANVAPGPYSFQVTMSDTADNVPNAVQPLSITIAPLLSVQGTSQGSYNWQGKVGSTTPYTASVQVNGGLGPYQYAVSGFKATTSIQVSAAGQVSWNLDTPCDVPSPPSSSPGSAKFTCPPVTDSGQVTITDTLNQVVKVPVNLTADFDPLTVTYPTSATLAAGDSLDLSQGPALSGGYGGGYGYTVAPFTCPSLTAGGTTVSAATGFSQPCTVTVSITVTGPVSSTVYVIFSYQETINPPPPPPPPTSSSPTPTSSSTVTKPTSTVASTPAATP, from the coding sequence ATGGGAGTCTCCGTCGTCTTCGAGGGCGGCAGCGACGCGGCCGACGCGGTCGAAGTGGTGCCCGGCGAGGAAGCCGTGTGCGTCCTGCGGCTGGAGAACACCGGCATGGTGGTCGACCAGATCCTGCTCGACGTCCTCGGCGCGGCCGCCGAGTGGGCGTCGGTGGAACCGGCGCAAGTCAATCTCCTGCCGGGGGCCACCGAGCAGGTCCGTGTGCGCTTCCGGCCGCCGCGGTCGGCCGGCCTGGCGCCGGGCGACGTGGCGTTCGGCGTGCGCGCGATGTCGACCGAGGATCCCGAGGGCTCGCGGATCGAGGAGGGCACCGTCAAGGTCGGCGGGTTCGGGGACCTGGCGGCCAGACTGATCCCCACCAACGCCTCGGGCCGCCGCAAGGCGCGGTTCCGACTGGTCGTGGAGAACCGCGGCAACCGGTCGGAGCGCCTGCGCGTGGAGGGCATGGACCCGGCGGTGAAGCTGGGCTTCCGGATCCGGCCGGCGGTGTTCGTCGCGGCACCGGGCACCGCGACGTTCGTCCGGCTGCGGGCCGTACCGCGCAAGACCTTCTTCAAGGGGACCAACCGCACGCTGCCCTTCGAGGCCGAGGTGCACTCCGAGCAGGGCGACACGGCGAAGGCCGAAGGCGTGATGCTGGAGAAGCAGACGCTGCCGGAGTGGGTGCTGCCGTTCCTGGGGATCTCGCTGGCGGTCGCCGGTGTGCTGCTGGCGCTCTGGTTCGCCGTGCTGCGGCCGGTGGTGCACTCGGCGGCGACCGCGTCGAACGCGGCGGCATCGGCCGCGGCCCAGGCGAAGAACGCGGCGGGCAACGCCTCGGCGGCGGTGTCCAAGGCCGCCTCGACCCCGGCCAAACCGCCCGCGGCACCGGCTTCGGCCTCGTCCGCGACGTCCAGCGCCCCGCCAGCGCCGGCGTTCAGCGTCGTCCTGAACTCGCCCCTGGTCGCCGGGGCATCCGCCCGGGCGCAGGCGTCCGGCGGCGGCACCGCGCCGGCCGACCTCGTGTGGTCCTCCTCCGACCCGAGCGTGGCCACGGTCAACCCGGCGACCGGCCTGGTGACCGCGGTCGGCCCGGGCACGGCGACCATCACGGTGAAGAGCACCGGCAAGTCCTCCCCGGTCAGCAGCCAGACGACGCTGACCGTCGTGGGCAAGCTCGCCGTCACCACGACGGCGTTGCAGAACGCGGTGCAGGGCAAGGCTTATACGGCCTCGCTCAACGGAACAGGCGGCACCGCGCCCTACACCTGGTCGGCCGTTCCGACCTCGCTGCCGCCGGGCCTGACCGTCTCCGCGGCCGGGATCATCAGCGGAACCCCGACCGCACCCGGGACGAGCACGATCGTGGTCCACGTCGCCGACGCCGGCCCGCCCGGCCAGTCGCCTCCGGCCACGTCGCTGAAGCTGACCGTGATCGGCGTGCCGGCGGTGGCCGTCTCGGCGCTGCCCGACGCGACCGCGGACGTCACCTACCCGGCGCAGAACCTCGTCGCGTCCGGCGGGACCGGGCCCTACAAGTGGTCGCTGGTCCCGGGCCAGGGCGACCTGCCGATCGGGCTGACCCTGGACCCGGCCGCGCGGACCATCGGCGGATTCCCGACCACGGCCGGCAAGTCCTCCTTCACCGTCCAGGCCATGGACGCCAACGGCCAGACCGCCACCCAGCGCCTGACCATCACCGTCGCCAACCCGCTGATGATGACCACCCTGACGCTCCCGGACGGGGTCGCCGGCACGCAGTACTCGCAGCAGCTGGAAGCCTCCGGCGGGACGATGCCCTACACCTGGTCTGTGCCTCCCGCGCAGCTGCCGGCCGGACTGACTCTGGGTTCGACGACCGGGCTGCTCAGCGGGACCCCGCAGAAGAACGGCACCTTCACGTTCTCCGTCTCCGTCGCCGACGCGGGCAGTCCGGCCCGGACGGTGTCGCAGTCGTTCTCCGTCCGCGTGGTGACGGGTTTCGCCATCACGACGTCGAGTCTGTCGCCGGTCGAGGTCGGGCGGCAGGTCGGCGTGGCGCCGACCGTCACGACAGCCGCGGCCGCGCCGCCGCCCGGGATCCAGCTTCAGGCGGGGGGCGGTCAGCCGATCAGTACGCTGCCGGGCACGCCCCCCACGCCGGTGTACGCGTGGCAGCCGACCGGCACGCTGCCGCCGGGCCTGCAGCTGACCTCGACCGGCTTGCTCACCGGGACGCCGTTCTTCACCGGCACCTTCTCCTTCAGCGTGCAGGCGGTCGACGCCAGTTCGCCGCCGCTGATCGCGATCAAGAACCTGACGATGCAGGTCGTGCCGGCGCTGCAGATCACCACGGTGTCGTTGCCCTACGCGCTCACCGGTCAGACCTACAGCCATACCCTCACCGCCAGCGGCGGCACCGGTATGTACTCCTGGAGGCTGGCCTCCGGGGACGTCCTGCCGCCCGGCCTGGGCCTGGACTCCAACACCGGTGTGCTGTCCACGACCTCGGGGCCGGTCGGGACCGCTCCGATCGCCACGACGAAGCTCACCTTCATCGTGACCGATACCGGGACCTCGCAGACCGCGTCCTGGGGCGTCAACTTCGGCGTCGACGCGCCGCTGGCCTTCTCGCTGGGCGGCAGCCTCAACGCCTTGCCCGAGGCCGCCATCGGAACCGCCTACGGCGCCAACGGCGCCGGGGTGCCGCTGGCCGGCACAGGCGGCAGCGGCAAATACCAATGGCTGGCGACCGGATTGCCGAACGGCTTGTCGGTGAACTCCTCCGGAGTGATCTCCGGAACGGTGTCGGCCAACGTCGCGCCCGGGCCGTATTCGTTCCAGGTGACGATGAGCGACACCGCCGACAATGTGCCGAACGCCGTGCAACCGCTGTCCATCACGATCGCGCCGCTGTTGAGCGTCCAGGGGACGTCGCAGGGTTCTTATAACTGGCAGGGGAAGGTTGGCAGCACGACGCCGTACACCGCCTCCGTCCAGGTGAACGGCGGCCTGGGCCCGTATCAGTACGCTGTCTCCGGATTCAAGGCGACGACGTCGATCCAGGTGAGCGCGGCGGGTCAGGTCTCCTGGAACCTCGACACGCCCTGTGATGTCCCCTCCCCGCCCAGCAGCTCCCCGGGATCGGCGAAGTTCACCTGTCCGCCGGTCACGGACAGCGGACAGGTGACGATCACGGACACCCTCAACCAGGTGGTGAAGGTCCCGGTGAACCTGACCGCCGATTTCGACCCGCTGACCGTGACCTATCCCACCTCCGCCACCCTGGCCGCGGGCGACAGTCTGGACCTGTCCCAGGGGCCCGCGCTGAGCGGCGGTTACGGCGGCGGCTACGGCTACACGGTGGCCCCGTTCACCTGCCCGTCGCTGACCGCCGGCGGGACCACGGTGAGCGCGGCGACCGGGTTCAGCCAGCCGTGCACGGTGACGGTGAGCATCACGGTGACCGGACCGGTGTCGAGCACCGTGTACGTGATCTTCTCCTACCAGGAGACGATCAACCCGCCGCCGCCACCGCCTCCGCCGACCAGTTCCTCTCCGACGCCGACTTCGTCGAGCACGGTGACCAAGCCGACTTCGACGGTCGCTTCGACGCCGGCGGCGACCCCATGA